The nucleotide sequence aatgtggccttgaactcacagaaatccagaggaatttctacctctggagtgctaggattaaaggtgtgagtgccaccattttctagcctttgtatctagtggctgttctgtctctgacccctttGCCTACTCTTAGGACCAGTCTTGATATGTggacttttgccttgtcttattgtaccttgttttgttgtgttttgttgttatcccttagaggcctgctcttttctgaaggaaaacagaggaggggtggatctgagggagagggaagCGGGGAGAGATggatgggaggagtggagggaagttaaactgtggtcaagatgtattggatgagagaagaatctatttcaaTTAAAGAGAGGgtggatgaaaaagaaaaaaaagaaaatcctggaAGGAGAAGCACAACCGGCAGTGGGGGTTGATTAACAAACAGAAATGTGAAGATGATTTTAGGTTAACTCCCTAGCTCTACAAATCAGGCAGACAAAGGCCGGAGCCACCAGGACCTCACCAGAGACCACAGCCAGTTCAGCTCATACCTGCAGCTATCCCTTCCACTCCTAACAGGATGCTCTCCACAGGAAGTAACTTTGCTTCTGGGGAGAAAACTGGCAAccagaaaaagcaaagagagagtgGCATGTCTAAATGCACGGGCAAGCTTTGCTGACTGTCCTGAAAATTCACGTTCACTCACACGCTTATCTTAGCCTGTAATGCTTCTGTGTGTGGATACGAGCGGGAAGGACTGTGGGGACAGACTGTAAAACTAGAAGACTGGGAGAGAGACCAcgaaagaagagaaagggacgTTGAGGAAGTGGGGGAGCACAGAAGTACACAAGAGACATGAAAGAGGAAATGAGGCTGTGCGAAAGGAGTGGACGGGTACAAGAGGGGAGTCAGAATGGAAGGACAGGAGAGAATCAACAAGAACAGGTTTTGTTTGAAAATGATGGAATGAAGCCTAATACTATGTACGctaattttcttggtttttttttttttttttttttttttttttttttttttttttttttttggttttttcgagacagggtttctctgtgtagctttgcgcctttcctggagctcactctgtagtccaggctggcctcgaactcacagagatccgcctgcctctgcctcccaagtgctgggattaaaggcgtgtgccaccacgcccggctgctaattttcaaaattaaaatgaactcTTTTAAATCATCTTATTGGGCAAGACTGGATTCCTCATCCTTCATGCACTGAAAGAGGGGCTGGAAAACCAAAATCGTCATTCTCAACCTCTGTCTCGGACTCAGACACTTCTATTAGCCAAGAATGATGAGTGAAATGCCTGTAGGGTAGACTGTTGTAATAATGATCTTTGAGAGTGTTCTAAACGCTTCACAGACATTCATCCATGAGGTCTTCACAACAACCCATAGACAGGTGTGGTTATTatcatttaacaaataaacaaaaatgaaccaCGGGGATACAGGAGATAGTGACGAGGTGAAGGAGCCAGGGTTTCATCCCCACCATCTGACAGCAGAGCTCCATAGCACGGTGCATTACAGTCAACTAGTAGTGTCTACTTCAGAAGCTGCCTCCAAAATCACACCATGCAAGAGTTCTCAGTACTGCTTGTCTCTCTCTGAAGTGCAAATGAGACATTAACTTCAGATGTAGCTACAGACCGTGATGAGAGCAGAGGGACATCCAAGAGTGATCAGAAATTTTCCCTGTCATCATCAAGACTGCCACAGCTGGGACAGTGACCAGAACAAGAGTTGAACCTGGGAGAGTCCACTTCCTGGCAGATGTGGTGATAGACCGGAGCTACCGAGGGTGTCAGTTGAGCCCAGCCGCAGCAGGGAGAATTCGATGTTTTGAAATCAAAGGGATGCTTTTGGATCATTTCTACCCTCCCTCACATCttcaaaagataaaaaattaGACAGATACATACTGATCTGTCTAAAATCTCCCGACTAGCTTATATAGGTTGTAAGACACAAatgaagggtttttgtttttgtttttgattttttattcaGGTGGACACAATTCCTTGCAGGCATGCCTTCAATGAAGGCTGCCTGAGCACTCTAAATATGCTTCTGTTATAATCTGTTGTTTTGATATTGAGTTTATTTAGTCATACttagtcccctcttcccagacgtGGGTGTGATTCCCAACAGCTCCCACCTGCTAGCTGAGTGAGCAGTGGCAAGTTTTATCCCTTCTCAGACACCTTCTCTCTAAAATGGGAAAAGCAACTGTTACCACTGCACGGAGTTAATAGGACAATTCAGTTGAACTGCCAGGTacatccaggggctggagagcggCAGGTTTTATTGATTTGATGCCCCTTATTCTTTATTTTCGTGTTTGGGGAATTAGCTTATCAGTCAGCAGAGAAGGCTGTCAACAGGGCCTTCAAGATGTAAAGTGGAAAAGGGCACAGGGAAGATCCAAGTCCAAAATGACGGTGAGATTCTGCAGAACTGAAAGTATGGGAGGAAAAGAAACCCGAcagaagtagaagaaagaatCTCCATCAGAAAACCCTCGAAACCGGGGCCTAGGGAGGTGGCCTGGTCAGTAATGGACTCACAGCACACTCGTGAGGACCTGAGCCTTGGTCCCCAACACCTATGAAAGAGCAAGGCATGACAGCTGACAGCATGCACCTCATGTTTGCAACCCGAGGAGGGGTAGGGCTTGTTCAGAGATAGACGGATCTCTGGGACTTGCTGgtcagtcagcctagccaaattCCTAAAGttggggttcagtgagagagcctatcTTTAAAACTAAGGCAGAAAACACTAGAGAGAGCACCCAACTTTGACTTTCCacgtgcacatgaacacacacacacacacacacacacacacacacacacacacacctccaggtTCTAcactgtgatggttagttttactTGTACATTTGACACAATccagaatcacctaggaagagAATCCCAAAagggattatctagatcaggttgggcTGTGGGGGTGCCACTGGGGGAGCGTCTTGATTCCATTAATTGATATTAAAAGACCCAGTGCACTGAgggcagcatcattccctggAGTTGGGTCCCAGACTGTATGAGAACGGACGAGGCGCACATGATTGCATTCATGTCTCTCTGTTCTTCGATGTGGATATGATGTGATTAGCTGTCTTAAATtcttgctgccttgacttccctgctgtgatggacggCCCGGAATCATAAGCCAACATAAACCTGTGCTCCCCTCAATTGCTttttatcagggtattttatcacagcaacagaaataacacTATGATACAGGCCCTTCAATGTAGTCTTCTCaagatttaaacaaaatattgtcattagatttcttttctttctttctttcttccattctttcttttttttttttttttttttttttttttttagataaaccTAACAAACTTGAAGCATATGGCTGGTCATGGCAGTGCTAAGACAAACCACCAGGGCCACACAGTTCTGTAAACAGGTCCTATAAATCACTATAAGGATTAAATATGATAACACAAATTCAGTCCTTGGCACACGGGCTAGTCCACGAGTGATGGCTAAAATCATTGCTAGCTTTATTACTGTCTGTACCTTGCACATTTCCCTCTTACACTGAGCCCAGCAGAGACAGATGGTGGCGTTCTGGCTCCTAAGGAACTGGGGCCTCTAACCCACAGCATTCGGCAGCATCCAAAGAATTCGAATGGTCTGCTCTGAGGGTTCACCAGTCCTGGAGTTCTACTGCCTCCCACCCCAACCTCGTTCAGGTAGATCAAGACGCTGAGGTAGGCACAGCAGACGAGCTTTAACCCTAAACCCTAACCACACTGTTTCTCATTGTACCCTAACCTTCATTCAAAGCATGGATAAAGAGGCATCCGCAGCAACGGCAACCgcaaaagcaagagagaaagcagctGGCACTGGAGAGCCTTGTGCCAGGCCCGGGGCCCGCGGGGAGTCGGCCGTGATTATAGCGGTAAATAAACAGAGTTGATGACTATGCTGGGCACTGGACCCTGCCAGAAAGGGACGGGGAAGAGGATGCTCGTAATTGCACTAGTGCCGGCTCAGCTCTCCTGAGGTTCTCCACAGCCGACTCGTCTGTCCCCAGGCTGGGTCCTGCAGCAGCACCTGTTCCAGAAGTAGTTTGGCAAACCAAACCAAGTGTGATTCATGCAGGCCACCTGTGAAGGAATGTGATGCCTAACAACCTGTGCAACGCTCCTAATTGTCTCAATTCACTTGGCGCCTCTCGCTGATGGGTGCTAGCGTACAGTAAAAAGACCATTGCCTGCTGATGGGGTTTTATCTCCCCCATGCCCCGCACCCCTGTAAGGTACCACTGTGAGAAAATGGGGCCATTTGAAAAACCCAAGCACCATATTTTTCTCCACAAACTCATTTTTAGTATCACTTCTGTTGGCCCCTCTATCCACCCTGGTTGTAAACATCTTCCTTTCTTGGGCTTTTTCAGCGGCTCCTTCCCTGCTGCACAATTTGGGTTATAACGATTTTCTCATTTTCCCCTCCAGCTGGCACTCGTCTTGGTTGCTTCCGTCACACGTGTCTTTAAAATGTCGCACCGTTGTGGCCCCGGCTTATTTTTAAACCCCAGAAAGATGGCCCCTCCTCCCGCCTCTTCGAAAAGTTCTCCTGATGACTTCCCGTGAGTCTCCACTGTGCCACGACGGTACAGCGAGCCAATAACACACAGCTGCGCATCATTGCgaagaaaaggcaggaaagcAATCGTGCGCCTTctgttacttttaaaaaaacaaaggtggGTGACAGAGCAGAAACGCGTGATGAGAGCGCCCCATGAGCCAGGCGCCTGTGGCGTTTTCCTGCTGCACTGCCAAAGTCAAGGGCTAACTCTGCCATTTAGGACTTCCATAAATAAGACACCTTCGAGACCGGGAGTTTATTCTGCTTCTGCACCTATGGCCCCTAAAAAGACATAGTGGCCCATTGTTTTATCCCCCAAGATAGAGGGGGAAAAAGTTTGTGACAAAGctttacaataaaataataaatattttaccgggtttttgttttctgtttgtttgtttttttgcctgACAATGTAAATTACCAATATGCTGACTTTCAAAATtctctttcaggtttttttttctttttatgtcgaTAGACAATTACCAGTGGAACCAAATTATATAACTGAGTACTAACCAATGCCAGCGTTCTGCACTCTGTAAGGAATCGAGCTTATACAATGACTATTCGGATGATTTATAAAGACTAGCCCTAACAATGTACTTGAGAATGACTGTTCCTGCACTTAAgttgaagttttaaaaaagaaattagagatcACAAGTAATGTCGCCAACGCTTTCATCAAAATTTGTGTAAAGTTGGGCTGAGAAGATAGCTGAGTGTGTAAAGGCGCACTTGCAGCACTTGAGTACACACCCACAACTGGATGTGGTAGCACGTGAGTCTACCACCTCAGTGTGACTCTGTGGGGagttgggagcctgaggcaggagaacatgCAGAAAGCATAAAGGAGCCGtataaaaaattaagaactaattttaattttgactACAATTACACACACTGGCATAATTTCATAGATAATAACAACTAGAAACACCAATTAGGTTTGCAACTATTTTTTTAACGCTTtataactgtcacacctacaaggcagggccgagacaggagcccttaaaaccaagagaggtggcacatctagatctcgggtcttaagagctcctgtctcagccctgccttgtaggtgtgacagttaccgaagcctcaatggaggtagtacttccaggtcaaaactggaacagctacccactacaccaatcctagcatttatttttaagaaaaaggctaCTGCCTTTCCGTCCTCTTTTGTCTTAAgaactaattttaattttgactACAATTACACACACTGGCATAATTTCATAGATAATAACAACTAGAAACACCAATTAGGTTTGcaactatttttttattaattttacttttgcATTGAGAAGCACTTTTGGGGTACAATGAGATCTTCTAATTCAACGAGAACCATCTTTAACTCCTAAGTTAATTGAACCAAAGAACTATGTTAGTTAGGAATTTAGGGGTGTACATCATGAAACTCAAACTTGAACCAACTGAGGCAAGAGATTTTAGGAGAATAATTATGCATTTCATCCATGACTATATCCAGCAAGAAACCGAGACACCCTTAATGCTGGCCACATGGAGGGCACGGCTGGAATCCAGGCACTAGCAATTCTCCGTTTCACAAGTCAGAAGAGTACTGGATTGACTACTAGAtggaccaaaaataaataaagtaggaGCAAGCACGGATTCTGCAAGTCCGCACCAAGCTACAAAGAGGAAAGTAATAAGGTAATGGGCAAGGTTAAGCTGGCGGGAAGGCAGTCTTTAATGCTTTGGGTTTTCAACtccccccttttcctctcctctcatccttcttcccttcctcctactAAAACAATAACCAGTCAATCCAATGGATGGATACTTTTTAAACTTCAAGAaatgtctctctcccctttcttagattcttttttccccctacttCCTCCTCACACCTAAGTTTTTGCTGGACAGCATGTCCCTCAGAGCAAGCATACGGCATGGCTAGTGTTAGTGCTAGAATGGTTTCAGAGTTGCTTGTGTTATGGTAAGGTTCGGGACGGCTTCAGAGATGCGAGCTTGGGCTTCCCACTATGCATTTCCACACTCGGGATTCATCGCGTCATCTTCCGGGCTCTGGGATTTGGATGCACGCTCCAGGTCCTGCTGCTTCTTCAGCTGCTGCATTTTCGTGTTTAAATCCAGTAAAGTTCGGGCCAGCTGATGGTTCTGGAAACGCAATTccagctaaaagaaaaaaaaaagggagggggtaTTAGTTTGAGATATAGATCAAAGGAAACTGCTCTCTGACTGGACATGAGAAATAAGGAGTaggtaggaaaggaaaataagacagaaagaaagatgtaTTTCTCATCACATTCTCCCTTTCTGACTGTTGGCTCTGGTTATTAAAGTAGCTTTTTCTACAACAAGGTAAAATCCAGATAAATAAATAGCTTTTGAAATGGccttgaaatgaaaacaaaaatagctgATGCACAAGAGCTGTCTGTGTGAAAAATACCTATGCACCGAAGGCTGTTTTCAAGCAATGGCGTGTGATCACAGCGAAATCATTTATCTTTATGAGCTTTCTGAGCCACAGGATAACTGCCTGGGGCCACCTGAGTGCTCAGGATCTGGGCCCATTTACTTGATTACTTGTCATTTCAAGTTTTCGGGATTTTAAATGGCCTCCCTGCTGAGTAAAAACATATAACGACACCTCAGAGGCACATGTATAGTTATGTGTCCTTATATAATCTAACACTTTTCACTCTAGAACAAAACCTGCTATATAGCAAGGCTGATTCATAACCTCCTCCAATGGGAGTTTATGAGGCCCTCGtgtgtttaaataaaattttaaaaattacatctcCAAGGACAGGTTACTTAGGAGGCAGGCCACCAACAAAGTGTGGTCCAGCCGTATTATAACCTAAAGCTAAAGATCAACTATTTGCATATTCCATCAGCTGAAGTCATGCTTAATGCAGTttgtaaaataatgttttctgtgtACCACCCTCTATGAATTCATCCACAGTAGCCCTCAGGATAAGCCAGGGCACTGTAATAGTAAACTGCAAATACTGCAGTCCTCCTCAAtctgcaaaataaaatattaggcaggggtatctttttcttttcctctgattttttttttttttttttattcttttgcacTTGGAATTCTTGCGTCTCTGGAAACAAGAACTAGAAATGTTAGAGGAGACAGCCATCCAAGGCACctagcaaacaaacagaaacaaatcgTACAGCCATTGCCATAAAAAGTCCCCATGATCTACCCCAAGACTGTCCTCTGGTGTGTTCCCCGGGCTCTAGAGTCCTGCCCTGCTTTTCCAGCTTCATCTCCTAGCACTGTCTCCATGCCGGCTCCTATCACAGGTGATCAGACATCTTGCAGGCCTCCAAGGAAATGCTGTGCTGAGACGTACCTCCATTCTACCGGTCTGTTCTAAGAGGCTCTTTGCCAGTTTCTCTCTCTTAGAATGCAAATAAATACTAATACTTTCAGAAAAAGCCTCCTGTAATCATGGCCAGGCATCGTTGCCTCTTAGACATGCTTCCGTCGAATTCTATTGACATGTCTCTGATAACATACAGACAACACCAGACTGATGTTGATGAAGGTGGAATTCGACTACTCCTTAATGATGGCATTATCAGTCAGTGCACTGCGTAGGCATCCATAACAGGGTCTGGGTGTCCTTGTTAAAAGGCATAGTGAATGAAGGGATGAATCGGTGAGGTGATGGATGCCTGCCCTCCATCGTGCCAAGTATCAAGAGGGAAAAATGACTGATAATGATTCACCCATTTAAGTAAAGCATGTGTAATTCACACTTATTTGGGAAATTCAAACACTCATGGTTTTTACACTTCTTTCATCATGGATCCCTTTGAGAGCCTTATGAAAGCTCCAAAACTTCTCTGAgggatgaaaaaaagaaaaaagattatatacctagaaaactttaGGTTTAACTCCAGAAATCCAGTCAAAGGACGCAGAAACTAATGTCATCGTTAGTAAGCTAAACAGAACATAATATACATAACATGACTGATTGTTCATCACTGTCCCTTACATAAACGCCATTGTAATTCATGATGTCTGTGCATTCCATGCATGGGAACTCTAATTCCCATAGAGATCTCGCTAATGACCCAGATCAAAACTGCTTCTAGTGGTGATGATCCTGAGCTAAGTATCATCCACTCCGCTGCTTCTTTTTTAGATCAGGCACATGGACTAGGGAGTTCCTGAAGATGGGGACCAGGGCCTACACTCCAGGAAAACAGCAACTGGCTATGTGTaaaattctctgcttcctgtccagaAATTCtaaattccttttaattttttttccatttctttacttGTGCATGCTTCTGTTTGCacgtgtgagtgcatgcatgcttgtgccaCAGTGTTCTTGTGTGCGGGTCAAGGAGTGGGTTTTCTCCTGCCACCTCGTGggaactggggattgaactctggtcttcaggccTGTCCTCAGGAGCCTCTAAAGCGCCATCTTGTTGACCCAATTCTCGAGTCTTGATATGTTCTTATTTGTCCTTTTAGGCACAGTTTCCAAGatctataataattataataacaacAGTCAATAAAGTGCATATGGCCTAGGCATGTCATATGTCATCTCATATAATTACAGTCATCTCATGAGATTGCCTCTACATGACAGATGAATAAACAAACTCAAGTCTACTAATTCACATTCTCAAAGCTGTAGGGCCAGCACGTATTAGCAGAGCCTGTAATTCCTTACCTTCTTCTCACCCATAACACATTTCTTGCCTAAACCTCCTATGTTTGATGAAGCAACTTGTTGGAATGCTAAGGTTAAAGGTGCCTTAGAGCTTGTCCGGCATGACCTCGCTATGAGTCATCAACAGGTGGGGGAAGGGGGTGACATGTCTCAAAGTAGCAGCATAGAGTGTTCCGGCCAGGCCCAGGCACTCCAGGGTGGCGTCCTGGCCCACAGCATCAGCCTCCTGGTGGGCGGGGAGGTGGTCTCACCAGGCAACAAGGCGGCATCCTCATCCCCATTGGGCTTCTTAGACTCTAGATGAGAACCAGGTGCTCCACGTAATACTGCTCGATCAAACATAATGCATTCCTTATCAAATTCAAATTGCTAATACGGTTAAATTGGATTTACTATCATGTTGCCCTTcttaaaaccagaaatgaaatcGATCACGTGCCGAGGTTTCTTAACTGCGTTCTGCAGAAGTGGTTAGTTGTCGCATTCAATGCACAGAACTTTACAAGTCTCCATTACGCAACATTCATAGGCGTCGCCATTTTATACTTCCGTCCTTTTCAAATtgcctaatttaattttttcatttaaaaaaagtcatCTAAAGTATCTACATACACTCCTTCCTGTTAAACACCCAGTCGTTTTCTGAATTCTTagcaaggaataaaataaaaacaataggcATGACTTAGAGTTTCTTTCTGATGGGCTCATTTTATCCATCTAGGTTGTCGGTTTCAATGAAACGTCCGTCTCCTCACACTCAACATATTCAGACCAAGAGTTTGCTATGGGGAAGCTTCTAGACTAGAGGATAGAAAACTACAGAAACGGACTGGGGAGGGGCTCCTCTCCGGAGTCTGGGCCAGTCCCTGAACTATAGGCCAAGCCCTGCTCCATAGAGTTGTGACCCAAGGAGGCCTCAACACCGAGTCTCGAGGAAATCAGGCGCCCAGGAGAGATCTCCCACCCCAGCCGCAATCCCGTGCCCCTGCGCCCGCCCGGGGGTCCTCCTATGGGGTACCCTCGGCTCAGGAGTGCGCGCCCCGCCGCGCAGCCCGCGCTCACCAGCTCCGCGCGCAGCCGGGCCAGCGCGCACTCCATGCGCGCCCGGGTCCGCTCCTCCCGCgcggccgccgccaccgccgccaccgccgccaccgcctcccgCGCGCGCCTCGCTCGCCCGCGTGCCGCCGCCCGCTGGAAGGCGCGCTCCAGCTGTCGCCGGAGGTGATCCAGCACCGGGCTGGACGCCCGGACCTGCTCCTGCGCCTCGATGCGCCAGGTGCCGCAAGGGATGCGGCGCACCGGATGAAAGGCTGGGGACCACAGGGCAGCCCTGCCCGAGACCCCGTGGAGTCCCCGGGACATCCGCTGTCTGAAGTGGCTGTAGTCACCCAAGCCCATCGCGGTCCTTTCTGCGGCGCTCTGACTGGGGATTTGGTTGCAAGTTGGAGCTTTTTAAAGCCGgtcggggcggggcgggggcaaTTAACGGAACAGGCAGGACCCTGGCTGTGGACGCTGTTACTGTCCGGCCACTCAGAGCGCTGCTTTGCTCCTTGTCCATCTCTTGTCTTCTCTGCCTCATAGCAACAAGGGAAGGAGGTCTTGTGACTAGTGATTCCGACTGGATCATTTtgtgtttcgttttgtttttttccagctcCTTAGAACTCAGGCTTTGAGAATGGATGGAGACTGGAACATTCAAACCCATGCAGGTGGAAGCTGAGGACAAGCTGAAGGTTTGCAGGGCAACGAAGGATATTTGACACAAAGTCTTCCCAGTTACCTTATTTCTTAGTACTGTGCACTTTTCAAATAGTTTCTGGCTTTTTAAACTTTGAACCCTGGGCCAGGTGTGATAGAAAGTCTAGATGCCCCTCTGATCCCCTATCGCCAAGAACTGCCTACAGCCCAGGGGGAGAAGTTCGGCCCAGTCTGCAAGTTAGAATAGACTTTCTAATTATCTTTCTACGATCCCCGTGGCCTGGAGTTCCGAAACTCAGTGCTCC is from Peromyscus maniculatus bairdii isolate BWxNUB_F1_BW_parent chromosome 20, HU_Pman_BW_mat_3.1, whole genome shotgun sequence and encodes:
- the Aard gene encoding alanine- and arginine-rich domain-containing protein, with the protein product MGLGDYSHFRQRMSRGLHGVSGRAALWSPAFHPVRRIPCGTWRIEAQEQVRASSPVLDHLRRQLERAFQRAAARGRARRAREAVAAVAAVAAAAREERTRARMECALARLRAELLELRFQNHQLARTLLDLNTKMQQLKKQQDLERASKSQSPEDDAMNPECGNA